Proteins co-encoded in one Solea senegalensis isolate Sse05_10M linkage group LG8, IFAPA_SoseM_1, whole genome shotgun sequence genomic window:
- the LOC122773809 gene encoding odorant receptor 131-2-like: MNSNNSVFGQTLAQVHSKFIIVQVLVVIFLCVNLLLIVTFFKNECFYTTTRYILFAVTLLSDSFLFLASDFIFIFNIFRVTMQVSLCSVSCIIVGLYLIVTPVTLTAMTLERYVAICMPLRHAELCSTHSSVHVILVIHGLSSVPYAVIFITFFASASLDFYYQYRTCSVEIFFLYKWQDHVKSAVFQFYFLIMCLIIMLCYFKIMKVARTASGDDKISSRKGLRTVTLHAFQLLLCLIQFWYPLITSSLIHIDFTDLQHVRFFCYIMFNLAPRCLSPLIYGLRDEMFLHALRRCLSCGLYETK, from the coding sequence ATGAATTCAAACAACTCAGTGTTTGGTCAGACTTTAGCGCAGGTGCACAGTAAGTTTATTATCGTGCAGGTGCTGGTGGTGATTTTTCTCTGCGTCAACTTGTTGCTGATCGTGAccttctttaaaaatgaatgtttctaCACAACTACTCGCTACATCCTCTTTGCTGTGACGTTACTGTCGGACAGTTTCCTGTTCTTAGCgtctgactttattttcatctttaacATTTTCCGAGTCACCATGCAGGTTTCGTTGTGCAGCGTCAGCTGCATCATTGTGGGCTTGTACCTCATCGTCACACCGGTGACTCTCACAGCGATGACGCTGGAGCGCTACGTGGCCATTTGTATGCCCCTACGTCACGCGGAGCTGTGCTCCACACACAGCAGTGTACACGTCATCCTCGTCATTCACGGCCTCAGCTCTGTGCCCTATGCCGTCATTTTTATCACCTTCTTTGCTTCGGCATCTCTTGACTTTTACTATCAATATAGGACATGCTCTGtggagattttctttttgtataaaTGGCAGGATCACGTCAAGTCAGCTGTGTTTCAGTTCTACTTCCTCATCATGTGTCTCATCATCATGTTGTGctactttaaaataatgaaagtggCCAGAACTGCGTCAGGAGATGATAAAATATCCTCCAGGAAAGGACTCAGGACGGTGACTCTTCATGCTttccagctgctcctctgtctcaTCCAGTTTTGGTATCCTTTAATAACGTCCAGTCTAATTCATATTGATTTCACTGACTTACAACATGTCCGTTTTTTTTGCTACATAATGTTTAATCTTGCACCGCGGTGTCTTAGTCCTCTCATTTATGGCCTCAGGGATGAAATGTTTCTCCATGCACTGAGAAGATGCCTCTCATGTGGCTTGTATGAAACAAAATGA